Proteins encoded by one window of Cannabis sativa cultivar Pink pepper isolate KNU-18-1 chromosome 4, ASM2916894v1, whole genome shotgun sequence:
- the LOC115712428 gene encoding probable N-acetyltransferase HLS1, which produces MDGEERKVSLVVRNYDPKTDLLGVEDVERRCEVGPSGELSLFTDLLGDPICRVRNSPAYLMLVAESIIGEEKEIVGMIRGCIKTVTCGKKLSRNGKNNNEATPKPVPVYTKVAYVLGLRVSPSHRRMGIGLKLVRDMEEWFRKNGAEYSYLATDNDNQASVNLFTDKCGYSKFRTPSILVNPVFAHRVRVSSRVTVIKLPPSDAEFLYRKRYATTEFFPRDIDSVLNNKLTLGTFLAVPRGTYTAQTWPGSNRFLSSPPESWALLSVWNAKDVFTLEVRGVSRVKRTLAKTTRVLDRALPWLRLPSVPEVFKPFGLHFLYGLGGEGPRAVKFVKALCAHAHNLAKERGCGVVATEVSSHEPLRLGIPHWKRLSCAEDLWCIKRLGEDYSDGSVGDWTKSPPGLSIFVDPREI; this is translated from the exons atggaTGGAGAAGAGAGAAAAGTTTCATTAGTGGTTAGAAATTATGACCCCAAAACAGACCTTTTGGGAGTGGAAGATGTTGAGCGGCGGTGCGAGGTTGGACCTAGCGGTGAGCTCTCCCTCTTCACTGACCTTTTGGGTGACCCAATTTGCCGAGTCCGTAACTCACCTGCTTACCTCATGCtg GTAGCTGAGTCGATAATTGGGGAAGAGAAAGAGATAGTGGGAATGATCAGGGGATGCATCAAAACTGTTACTTGTGGGAAAAAACTTTCCAGAAATGGCAAAAATAATAACGAAGCTACTCCTAAACCTGTGCCTGTTTACACCAAAGTCGCTTATGTACTTGGTCTCCGCGTTTCTCCTTCCCATAG gaGGATGGGTATTGGGTTGAAACTGGTTCGTGATATGGAAGAGTGGTTCAGAAAAAACGGTGCTGAATATTCTTACTTAGCAACCGATAACGACAATCAAGCTTCCGTTAATCTCTTTACCGACAAATGTGGATACTCAAAGTTCCGTACACCTTCAATACTCGTCAACCCGGTATTCGCTCACCGGGTCCGGGTCTCTTCTCGGGTCACCGTGATCAAACTTCCGCCTTCCGACGCCGAGTTCCTATACCGGAAGCGTTACGCCACCACTGAGTTCTTCCCCCGCGACATCGACTCGGTTCTCAACAACAAGCTCACGTTGGGGACGTTTCTAGCAGTTCCACGTGGCACTTACACGGCGCAGACGTGGCCCGGGTCGAACCGGTTCTTGTCTAGCCCGCCCGAGTCGTGGGCGTTGCTGAGCGTGTGGAACGCCAAGGACGTGTTCACGCTCGAAGTCCGTGGCGTGTCGCGAGTGAAGCGCACGCTCGCCAAGACGACTCGTGTCCTAGATCGGGCCCTCCCATGGCTCCGGCTCCCTTCGGTGCCCGAGGTCTTCAAGCCTTTTGGGCTGCATTTCTTGTATGGTTTGGGAGGAGAAGGCCCACGCGCGGTTAAGTTTGTGAAAGCGCTTTGTGCTCACGCGCATAATTTGGCGAAGGAGCGTGGGTGTGGTGTAGTTGCGACGGAGGTTTCGAGCCACGAACCGCTTAGGTTAGGTATTCCGCACTGGAAAAGACTATCGTGCGCCGAGGATTTGTGGTGCATTAAGAGACTTGGGGAAGATTATAGTGACGGGTCTGTCGGTGACTGGACCAAATCACCTCCTGGCCTGTCCATTTTTGTTGACCCCAGAGAGATCTAA